In Pyxidicoccus trucidator, a single genomic region encodes these proteins:
- a CDS encoding carbamoyltransferase C-terminal domain-containing protein → MTRSTRPTYVLGTGLSHDGSACLIKDGRICVAIEKERITRRKHDGGNDSDAVSYCLQAEGITIDDVAAVVQNENFGMLVGADTWYRGPRVVKGTNVPLVSISHHLAHAYSAIGASPFDEAAVLIIDGCGNAYDDCMDLEGCTLPETPPEKLRHLFYEKDSYYRYAQGQLRPVYKDFSEGGYVLKQYPLRPGSTMHSIGGMYLAASTYVFAGFEDPGKLMGLAPYGRPGQHDFPIFDLKDGRVFVRYDWMERFTRPARNKTDFKERFQEHADFAWWVQREVERAILYVVNHRYEVAPSDNLVYAGGVALNAVANRLIRTQTRFKNLFIQPAAGDNGLAVGCAYYGWLEVLKRERVKATGSSAFGRHYRRDELEAAVKQHGEHLKEEPVEDVSRRTAELLADGKVVGWFQGGSELGPRALGHRSILADPRQPQMRDFINSKVKFREDFRPFAPSVLREDCSTYFDCDYESPYMILVAPVRPEWRSRLPSVVHQDNSARIQTVTEEVSPAYYRLLKDFKAVTGVSVLLNTSFNRKGMPIVETPADAIRFFLSCALDALVLEDRLFFKTATEAAVDLPLDKLLLERLKPALERNAEETRTIGGVYELRLSGVRTFTLDLSRPQPTVYEGRGTPDVVLSLSESDFQRLYNDPSEAMALFGEGKISASGDLQRALQLQRIFRMS, encoded by the coding sequence ATGACTCGGAGCACCAGACCCACCTATGTCCTTGGCACGGGCCTCTCCCACGATGGCTCGGCGTGCCTCATCAAGGACGGGCGAATCTGCGTGGCCATCGAGAAGGAGCGCATCACCCGGCGCAAGCATGATGGAGGCAACGACTCGGACGCGGTGAGCTACTGCCTGCAGGCCGAGGGCATCACCATCGACGACGTGGCCGCCGTCGTGCAGAACGAAAACTTCGGCATGCTCGTGGGGGCCGACACCTGGTACCGCGGACCCCGCGTGGTGAAGGGGACGAACGTCCCCCTCGTCTCCATCTCCCACCACCTGGCGCATGCCTACAGCGCCATTGGCGCCTCGCCGTTCGACGAGGCCGCGGTGCTCATCATCGACGGCTGTGGCAATGCCTACGACGACTGCATGGACCTGGAGGGGTGCACCCTCCCGGAGACTCCACCCGAGAAGCTGAGGCACCTCTTCTACGAGAAGGACAGCTACTACCGCTACGCGCAGGGCCAGCTGCGCCCTGTGTACAAGGACTTCTCCGAGGGAGGCTACGTTCTCAAGCAGTACCCCCTGCGGCCTGGCAGCACCATGCACTCCATTGGAGGCATGTACCTGGCGGCGAGCACCTACGTCTTCGCGGGCTTCGAGGACCCTGGGAAGCTGATGGGCCTGGCGCCCTACGGCCGCCCCGGCCAGCATGACTTCCCCATCTTCGACCTGAAGGACGGCCGCGTCTTCGTGCGCTACGACTGGATGGAGCGCTTCACGCGCCCGGCGCGCAACAAGACTGACTTCAAGGAGCGCTTCCAGGAGCACGCGGACTTCGCGTGGTGGGTGCAGCGCGAGGTGGAGCGGGCCATCCTCTACGTGGTGAACCACCGCTACGAGGTCGCCCCGTCGGACAACCTCGTCTACGCGGGCGGCGTGGCGCTCAACGCGGTGGCCAACCGGCTCATCCGCACGCAGACGCGCTTCAAGAACCTGTTCATCCAGCCAGCGGCGGGCGACAACGGCCTGGCGGTGGGCTGCGCGTATTACGGCTGGCTGGAGGTGCTCAAGCGGGAGCGGGTGAAGGCCACGGGCTCCTCGGCGTTCGGCCGGCACTACCGCCGCGACGAGCTCGAGGCGGCCGTGAAGCAGCATGGCGAGCACTTGAAGGAAGAGCCGGTGGAGGACGTCTCCCGGCGCACCGCGGAGCTGCTCGCGGATGGCAAGGTGGTGGGCTGGTTCCAGGGCGGCTCGGAGCTCGGCCCGCGGGCGCTCGGCCACCGCAGCATCCTGGCGGACCCCCGCCAGCCGCAGATGCGCGACTTCATCAATTCGAAGGTGAAGTTCCGCGAGGACTTCCGCCCCTTCGCCCCGTCCGTGCTGCGGGAGGACTGCTCCACCTACTTCGACTGCGACTACGAAAGCCCGTACATGATCCTGGTGGCGCCGGTGCGCCCCGAGTGGCGCTCGCGCCTCCCCAGCGTGGTGCACCAGGACAACTCGGCCCGCATCCAGACGGTGACCGAGGAGGTGTCCCCCGCGTACTACCGGCTGCTGAAGGACTTCAAGGCGGTCACCGGCGTCTCCGTGCTGCTGAATACCTCCTTCAACCGCAAGGGCATGCCCATCGTCGAGACGCCCGCGGACGCAATCCGGTTCTTCCTCAGCTGCGCGCTGGATGCGCTGGTGCTGGAGGACCGCCTCTTCTTCAAGACGGCGACGGAGGCGGCCGTGGACCTGCCCCTGGACAAGCTGCTGCTCGAGCGGCTCAAGCCGGCCCTGGAGCGCAACGCCGAGGAGACCCGGACGATAGGCGGGGTGTACGAGCTGCGCCTGAGCGGCGTGCGGACCTTCACCCTGGACCTGTCGCGCCCGCAGCCCACCGTGTACGAGGGCCGTGGCACGCCGGATGTCGTGCTCTCGCTCTCCGAGAGCGACTTCCAGCGGCTCTACAACGACCCGAGCGAGGCCATGGCGCTGTTCGGTGAGGGGAAGATCTCCGCCAGCGGTGACCTGCAGCGCGCGCTCCAGCTGCAGCGCATCTTCCGGATGTCCTGA
- a CDS encoding TauD/TfdA family dioxygenase: MFPLTFDPPTPDTSLLDWVEQHRERWRTALLEHGAVLFRGFRFGGPEDFEKLSGALYADPLRYVYRSTPRTEVGRGVYTATEYPRQETIPQHSENAYSDSSPMNLCFHCVTPAEQGGETPLTDNRLTTARIPESIQRRFEERRIMYVRNYGPRVDLPWQVVFQTQERSEVEAYCRAHGIEFEWKDKDGARLRTRQVLPAVARHPLTGETFWFNQAHLFHVSSLAPTAQQALQMLFKKEDLPRNAYYGDGSDIDVADLEAIRKAYQDTLVTFPWRKGDVLLVDNMRVTHGRKPYEGTGRKVLVSMGDCYATGLKPGAA; this comes from the coding sequence ATGTTTCCCCTCACCTTCGATCCTCCCACCCCGGACACTTCTCTTCTCGACTGGGTCGAACAACACCGCGAGCGCTGGCGCACGGCGCTCCTGGAGCACGGCGCCGTGCTCTTCCGGGGCTTCCGCTTCGGGGGACCCGAGGACTTCGAGAAGCTCTCCGGCGCGCTCTACGCGGACCCGCTGCGCTACGTCTACCGCTCCACCCCGCGCACGGAGGTGGGCCGCGGCGTCTACACCGCGACCGAGTACCCGCGGCAGGAGACGATTCCGCAGCACAGCGAGAACGCCTACTCGGACAGCAGTCCGATGAACCTGTGCTTCCACTGCGTCACCCCCGCCGAGCAGGGCGGAGAGACGCCGCTGACGGACAACCGGCTGACCACCGCGCGCATCCCCGAGTCCATCCAGCGGCGCTTCGAGGAGCGGCGCATCATGTACGTCCGCAACTACGGGCCGCGGGTGGACCTGCCCTGGCAGGTGGTGTTCCAGACGCAGGAGCGCTCCGAGGTCGAGGCGTACTGCCGGGCGCATGGCATCGAGTTCGAGTGGAAGGACAAGGACGGCGCTCGGCTGCGCACGCGCCAGGTGCTGCCCGCCGTGGCCCGGCACCCCCTCACGGGAGAGACGTTCTGGTTCAACCAGGCGCACCTGTTCCACGTGAGCAGCCTGGCCCCCACCGCGCAGCAGGCCCTGCAGATGCTCTTCAAGAAAGAGGACCTGCCGCGCAACGCCTACTACGGCGACGGGAGCGATATCGACGTGGCCGACCTGGAGGCCATACGCAAGGCCTACCAGGACACCCTCGTCACCTTCCCCTGGCGGAAGGGGGACGTGCTGCTGGTGGACAACATGCGGGTGACCCACGGGCGCAAGCCCTACGAGGGCACGGGCCGCAAGGTGCTGGTGTCCATGGGGGACTGCTACGCGACCGGCCTGAAGCCGGGGGCCGCCTGA